GATACGGAGCTTGGTTCACAGGGTCGCATTCAACACCACGTATTTCCAAAGCATGGGCATGGTGTGATCCCGGTTCCACATTACGGGGTGGTGCTGGAGATGGAAAAATGGCTGGCATTATCCGTTGAGCTAACCGACAAAGTCGAGTTTATACTGTCTCCCGCTGTACGCCTTGAGGGTGAACCGGGAGAACAAGCGAGTATGTTGTTTTACGATCCAAGTGGTAATGCTTTGGAATTTAAAACATTAAGTGACATAGAAAAACATTTATTTGCCACAGAATAAAAAATTGCATTATTTATTGATTCAATAATATGACTCCATTTCATCTTGCCCTGACTGTTCGCGACATTAATGAAGCACGTGATTTTTATACACAAACATTGGGGTGTTCTATGGGTCGTAGTGATATTGACTGGGTCGATCTGGATTTTTTCGGGCATCAGCTGACATGCCACCTCGA
This window of the Gammaproteobacteria bacterium genome carries:
- a CDS encoding glyoxalase; its protein translation is MKTITPFHLAIPVRDIDEARDFYTNVLHCEVGRSSSDWVDLNLYGHQLVCHLDTELGSQGRIQHHVFPKHGHGVIPVPHYGVVLEMEKWLALSVELTDKVEFILSPAVRLEGEPGEQASMLFYDPSGNALEFKTLSDIEKHLFATE